Genomic segment of Siniperca chuatsi isolate FFG_IHB_CAS linkage group LG16, ASM2008510v1, whole genome shotgun sequence:
ggtggaccgactgccCCACACTGCCATCACTGCTAAAAACaaccatttgtggttttaggaggAGTtacgtgctggaactatttcttgacaaacaacagtttatccatccgcCCAGCATTTTTGTGCAGCGTCTCCGGCTACAGCACGTGTTGCCAGATAAGGTCAGTGATCTCTTTGTGTACGGAGAACAGAAATGAGATATGACgcgttaattagtgaactttagtggtttcactttggacagagtccggctagctgctagctgtttccccctgcttccagtcattatgctcagctaagctaaccacatcCCAGTTACAACTGCATACTTAACGAGTAACTTGACTCTAAATTAATTCCAGTCAGTCATTATACAATCAGGTGATTCTGGTCCcaactacagtgtttattgcaATGGTAGTTGGTTTTTCCAGAAGAATACCATTACTGACTCAAAGTCACGACACTGCCTCGTACTCCATGACCCCGACGTAAGACAATAGCTCCCTGTAAGCTTTATATCTCCGAGCAACTGAAAAGCAAATACTGATCAAGAACAACAATGTTCGGCCGATAATTAACATGGTTTGTGTTTGACCGTAGAGTTCCCAGAAGCCTCGAGCTTATCATAGACCTTTTAGGTGGTCAATTTTCCGTCCTACTGGCTAATGAGATTTATTACTAAAATCATGCTAAACCATGAAATTTAAAGTTCCAGTGTTAATACAGATTTCCTTTAGGACCCCACTGAGAGTCCATCTGAAGCAGGCCACGCTGTGCAGACCGTTACCTGAACCTCTCCGAGCCCAGAGTGACAATCTGTCCGTCAGGCATGGTGTAATGCATCTCTCTGCAGGACGACCCCCCCTGACTCAGCTCCGCTTCATAGTTGAGAGCCACACAGCAGCACTTCTCCTTCATCTCCCTCACGATCTCCATCTCTGCTGTGGTGCGCATGCACACCCCCTGTTCCTGCAGAAGCTTTGAGCACAGCAAAATGGTCAATTCAGGGATGGAGCTGCAGAACATTAACCTACAGGTTAGCTTacagcacacagcagcaggacatTTTTCCTGTGGACACCAACAACGAACAGACACCGCTGTCCACGTTCAGTCGTGTCTGTAGCTCTTTTCAGACGTCACTGCACAATGTTCTGTAGTGACCTTATTCAGGCACCAGTGTACTGCTGGACAACAGCAGTGATATGTTCTCTCATAGGCTGGTGGATTAAAGACATATTGCAGTGGAAGTCTTAATGGCAATTTGAGCGCGAGATGCTCGCCCCCCCTTCTCACAGTGAACCCCCATTACACTGTATAAGTGTATGTACACATTGAGTCAAATTAGTGTATATCCCTTACAGACCTTTGCCATGATGGAAATGTCCCAGATCCAACCTTGTATTACAGTTGTGACTTTCGTGTAAAAGTGActgcttattcagacatgacTGACGTGTAAAATTGCCAGCATATTACATCACAAGGAGCTTAAGCGTCACAAAGATAAGCCATGTATCACTGTAAGAGGTTCCCAAAACAAACCTGAAACTAAAGATGCTGATGTACAATTCCAATTTGCTTATGGGGCTTAAGCCCAGAATCTTTACTGCACATGACATTTTTTGTACTATTACAAATCATAGCTGTGTAGCTATGAATGTGCTTAGACTGGAATGGTCGGAGCAAAGTGCTGACGGAAGAGAAGACCGCGCCCCCCCCCCGTGGAGTCTTTTTGCTCGGGCCCCGTCACacctttgttgcatgtgtgCCTCTTCCCTGTCAAACTATCCAAttaaaaaggccaaaaaaataaactaaatctttaaaaaacaatcacCACCAGAGTACTGCTGGCAGCGCGGTCAGTGTGTGCACGCCTGCACAGGCCCgttgtgtgtgcacgtgcagccctgacattaaaatgtctccGAAAGCTGGGCGAAGTGACAGGCGACGCCTCGTCCCTGTAATGGTGATAATGATGATCCTTAAGTGTGCAGTCCCAGCTCACCGGCAGACCGCCTGACTCCTCCCCAAACACGTGCCGGAGCCTGGAGTCGCAGCGCGAGTCTGCGAGGTGCGTCTCGCTCACTGCATATGCTTTTAAGGGACGCCGCGCTATTAGCAACTGTCACTTTGGTGGGGAAAGCTTGTAAAGATAAAGATAACACACATGAGCTTTACAGGAGCCACAAGGAGGGATGTAGTGGGGGAAATAAACACGCATTAAATATAGGCTCGTATATATCTACATTTACCTCAGTATAAGCATCCATATCAACATCATCTCaacctccacctgctccactCTGGACCTTCTCCGTCCGCCCGTCCCTCCCCCCTCACAAATGCCATTTTCTTAGTAAATCTGGTCCATTGTTGGCAGTTCTGATTGTTATTGttagttattttctttattgaatTATTGGGTTTACTGTTTCACGAAGCAGGTATtaatgactgattttttttaaatttcacatcACTTATTTAAGATGGCATAACCCTTCAGGCTCGGATTAATTACTCATTGTTTAAATTATAGCcgttttgatttatttctatattttgacagttaactgtttgtttgaattgttattgccattattattttgttatgatattagaaagacaaataaatctgattgacaagagctgtgacactgtttacaaaaaagtttgttattgttattcatTATCACAGCAATATTTAGTGATCGAAGCACAACCCCAGACTCATTCAAAGATGTCTGGTCTAAGACCCGGATCTGCACTGACCCTACCACCGGCCctaaatatttacctaaatgaCGTCTTCAGTCAAGTCGCTTGGAAGCGTTACCCATCGACATCACTGCCCACGAACTGTAAAAGACTCAAAGTTAGTGAATACCTTTTTAAGATGCAGTGTAACATCTCCACCAGCCAGAGGGAAGCGCTGCACTGCATGAGGTAGACAGTATCCCTCAAACACAGGCACACTGTGGCTCACTCCGTCTCCAGAATCCAGCACCACACCTACAACCAGGACAAAGTAAAACAGAAGAGAGCTTTGATACAGCAGTTTAAACATGCCATGACATCTACAATTTATGACTTAAGTATTCATCCATGAGTATCTGTCCAACACGATGCATTACCAGTGGATCTCCCTGCTGCGTAAAGCGCCAGCACTGCCTGCATGGCCACATAGGTGAAGGGAACACTGAAACCCTCGAACATGATCTCCACCATGCGCTGACGGTTCTCCAAGGGGCTCGTGGCTGCCTCGGTCAGCAGAACAGGGTGATCCTCTGGatccacacacagctgctggaaCGTGTGATGCCAAatctaaaaccaaaacagtccATCTGGAAGTTAGTCAAGGTAACAAGAAAACATTGCAGTCAAACTTTTTTATTCAGGTTCtccaaaaatgaacaaattaacaGGAATGGGCTTCAAGCTTGACCTTAGTCTTTGGAGCAGGCATGATCCGACAGGCCCGGGGGGCGACATGAGCATCGAAAGAAGCGCGACCGGAGGTTAACGTGGGAGATGGCAGATGGCTCGAGTGGTCATAACAAGTAATCACTAGTACACAGCATGAAAgttatcataataataatattttgcgGGGTGCAACAATTTCCAAACACATGGCTGTATGGACTACAACAGCCAGTGGGGGGAGCTGTAACACTTTGGTGGCTATCAGTTGGTCCAATAAAACCAGCAGATCCATGCCTTGATGCAAGACTACATTGTATAATCATTCATCTTATTATTATAAGATGAATGATACCACAATGTACCACAAACTAATTGTCGTAGTATAcagtttttgcagttagtaCAGAGGACGTCAGTGTTCTTAACCCTTCGTACttcaatcaaactgcaactttggaaTGCCAATCAATCTTTACGCAGAGAAGGCTAAACGTTTGGTCCGTCTTCCAAGGTCTTTCTGGAGCTGTCAGAGTATTCAATCCTTAGACACTGTTCACGACTCGTGTGTCTTTACTTAATCTTGTCATTTTTcctgtgtgaacacactacatgcTCACATCCTGCGCAGAATTAGTATCaagtatggatttgggacaccgCACAAGTGAATACTTCATGGCGATCATGTCCCCCCCATGGGAATGATAGGTACTTTAACCGTTACTGGACTATCCCTGCATTATAACGAGCAGCATTATCTTATTCAGAATAATCAGGTAAAATGCCATTAATAGCCACCACAACACCCTGATATCAAACGCATATCCCAGCTCCACCGGCTGGTTCTGACAGTTTAAGCATCCCCCTTtcctgaatgaatgaatattttctTTCCATAGCACACTCAGCTCTACATCACATCACATATCAGCCATATGCATTCCTACTTACCTTTTCCATTTGATCCCAGTTACAAATGGTCCCGTTCTTTATGGGATGCTTCAGAGCCAGGACCCCTCTCATGTGTTGAGCCTCATGTCCAATGTAGGTCTCCCTTTCAAGGTTACCATTCATTATTTCCTGCAAAGACAAAACTTCTAATCAGAAAGGCTGGCTAGAAGCAAAGCCACATTTCTGTTCCAGTGCATTTCCTTTGTAGAGAACAAGTAGTAATACATCAAGTATATGCCCTTACCTCATATTTTGGCATTCCAATAATTGTTGGGAATATAATGTTTGGGAGGTCTTGATCTGCAAATCCTGCTTTCATCAAACCGGACCCCGTATCCAGTACTATGGGGGTCTTGACATCTGTCATCTGCAATCACATCAAGAAAGCTAAATCCATTTGAATCAAATGAACAACAATTCTCACCAGTATTGGGCAACACTCCTTTATGCACTATCAGGTTTTTAATGGTCTTAAGGCTCATGACTGTTTTAATTCTCAGGTGATGCACCAGCAATTTTTCCCCCTGCAATATATTTGCAATGAAACCATGTGCCATATAGCCTCCACATTCAAACTGTTTTTATAGTCACATTTCACTTTAAGAAGTAGTGCCCACACTGCAGGAATACACGCATTTGCTTTGGTTCCGaaagaagattgatatcaatctcgTGTCTGAAGTGCGCAGTGGGAGTCAGGActtggttagcctagcttagcacaaagactggaagcagggggaaacagttagctggctctgtctaaagtgAATAAAAGTGTCTAATAAACAAGACTCATTTGTTTAACTCTCAGGTAAACAGAAAGGAAACAACTGACAACGTATGGTTTTAGAGGGAGGTGTGAACCGGAACCACTTCCTGACGAACGGCCGTCAGGCGCAGTGACTGTGCACAGTATCTGAAAGTTTTTTGTCATCACAGCAAGAttgccaggtttggtaccattgtctgtacagagaccaaaaccaaaaccaaaacctgcGCTGTAGCGAGGCCGCTGCACACATGTACTGGGCGGACGGATGTTGTTGGTTAAGAAATGGCTCCAGCatgtaactccccctaaaactaCAAATTTATGCGAGATACACTGAAGGATCTATATGAAGGCTCTCAATTAAGGGACTTCAACGTGCCCACTCCACGTATTATAGTAGATAGTGTACCTCTCTCATGTTGATGTTAAGCTGGGCCTGAATCCCACGTGCCCCAGAGCCAGATATCCTCATGGTCTCAGAGCTCTGAACACCAACAGGAAAGTCTTCATTCTGCTCGTCTCTTCCACCGGGGTCAAACTCCAGAGACTGGTCTGGAGGCAGCTGGTATGCTGACTGTTGATGTGGGCACTCATCTGCAGGAGATAAAGTCTGGATTTCCTCTGCtgggtggaaatctgtctgtAGCCAACACGCAGGTACCACTGATGTAGCCTCTTCATCTTTAGTGGTCATTTCAGACAAGTGGTCCAGTGACACCTTGCATTTCTCTGGGAACGCatggttattattgttgttgttgctgtgttccTTCACATTTGGATTGAGAACAAAGTTGTGACTGATGACTGGAGTCACATTCTCTGGCAGTGCATCAAGTGGTTTATCTTGTAGATCAAGTTGAACAAAACCGGGATCTTGAGCAACAGAGGACAGAGCTGGATTCAGCAGCTCTGCGGAATGAGGAGTTTCGTGTTCCGCAAGGTTGTCGTTCACAGGAACAGAAGCCTTTCTTGGCTTAGGCACAGGTGGAAGGTGCGACTTTCCACCTGGGTCAAACGCTCCATCATCTGGCCTCATTTCAGGCGTTAAAGAAGCTTGTGGTTTGCATATGGTAGTGTTTTCACGAGATCCATTGAATTCTTTCCCAGAGATACATCCCTGAGGTTGGATTCCCATCTCTTCAGGAGGTTCTTTCAAATCAGAGGTACTATTTAAGGTAGTTAAATTAAATACTGATGGCTCAGCTTCAGAGCAATGATCTTGACGTTGGGAATCCGGAAGTTGAACCAAGTCTTGTGGCGTAGCCTCTTTGGTAACATCAGGACCCAATACTGCGTGAATACTTTCAGTTTGACAGGTATCCTGAGACTGAGAATCACTCTGGACTGATGGTGAATGTGTTCTCTGCGATCTGTTACAACTACCTGATGAAAGCTCATCACAGAGTGCTCGGTCCTCTTCATTCTCAGTTCTAGCCTTCTCCATTATAGAACATTTTACAACCTTTCCAGCtctgtgcttgtgtttcttcACCTTAAGCTCTTTGTCCAAACTCTTCTCAAGCTTCTCCAcctcccttctctccttttccagTTGTAGCCGAAAAGCCTCCCTCTCTTTGCTCATACTTGACAGCCCGTTTGTATCCAAAGGTTTGCTACCCAAGAGTTCCTCGTTGGGGCGTCGGAGCTCATGGATCTTCAGGTTCTCCTCCATGATCAGCTCGTCCAGGATGTGGACTTTCCTTAGCTCCGTCAGCAGGCCCGGCCTGCTGTGaaatgctgctgcagctgctcctgTGGCAGCTTCAGTGCCGTGCCCGTCATCTTCAGTTTCACTGGCAGATCCAGCTGATCTTGGTTCACTGAGGTTGTCAGATTCTGCAGGGACAAGGTAATCCTCGAGTCCCAGAACACCAGCTTCAGCCAGCTCACTAGATGACATCTCTCTCTAAAAAATGAGCATAAGCAGATGGCGGTTTACACTGGGTGTAAAAACTGTAGTTCACTGATGGTAGACAATTGTTCTCTAATCACAGCGGCTAACAAACAAAGCACAAGTTGCAAAGGTACACAAATGAAACAGGTTTCTACACCGAGACTCCTGCTGGTTTCTACACACTACCCTGCCATCAACTTAGTGAACAATAATGACTAATATTTGACAAGTCTTAAAGTGTTTAAAACAGGTATGTCCAGGTACTGCACATGTAAAAATAACACCTTGTATGAAATGCAAACAGTAGTCTGCACTGTATGGCTGTATATGtctgtaaaatataaacaagataaaaaaaactaaataaagtaacctttgaaaacaaaaactgtgaccaaatacagtacaaataaaaactaaacaattatgtgaaacagaaaaatgtttgttttaatgcagaGTTCTGCTCAGCGACCTGCATGCATCTGCAGAATCGCAGTGTGATGCTGAGTGCTAAcgcaaaaacaaaactaatctGCTTTTCAGAAGTTAATTTCGCTGCACTAAAATGATGCTATGTCTCTgccagtaacgttagctagcgtttCCAGTTCTCAGAaggaaaaagtaacatttatgGACTAAATTTATTCCCAGTCCCACTGAAAATTAGCCACAAAACATCTGAGACAAACCACGACATCATGCACGCTGACATTTCCAAAAGGTAAGCTAACATTAACGTAACAGTAGCACTAGTGAGTCTATCGCACTACGGCCGGGCATAGACGGGTAACAGCATCTTTTCTGTTGACCTTGTGATAGACGAGAACAATacctgtaaccatggtaactgtaCACGTCAAAGATTCAGAATGCTTACCCATCAAAAATGGGAAAACTAGACCAAAATGTCTTCAGGTTTTATTGACTAAAACTACACTTGAacaataatcaaataaataggtgaaaatgtatattagtcacattttaaaatcaactaaaactaaatcataaagtacaaaaatgaacacaaacttTTAGCCACTTCATGAAGGTTTTTCCTTTTATGTTTCCAGAAAAAGAAATCTGCTTTTTTTggaataattaaaagaaaacaatgataGCTGGCATGACCAGTGAGGGCCACCTTGGTTAAAAAGAGATCAAGAAGAGCACCACCTCCAGGAATACTAAGTTtacgacaaaaaaaaaaaaacaaaacaaaaaaaaccaaaaaaaaaaaacactacagtgAGCAGTTTGTCACTTTCACTTTGTACATTTCCCAGAGATCAAAATACAGGCCAATGTGCAAAAGGAAAAAACGCTGAACCCTGTTGATAAAACCCATTTGCAATGTGTCACCACTGAATGGCCTCCCATCATCGTTTACACCCCTGATTTGATCTACAGTATGCTCACACCGTACGTACCACACCGAGCTGGCCCTCACTGTCCCACAGGGGCCACTGATTCTGCCCGTCCTCGGATCTCAGCAAGGCATCCAGCACAGCCTCCTGAGCCaaatcctcctcttctttctgtaGAAGACGTACGTAAGAAATGAAGATAGAGCATTGGCTCTTGCTCTTGTAACTTGTGTgatatatttgacattttgtagacttcAACAGTGAAAATGAGCACAAGCTGTAGCCCTTACTGACAGCAGTCAAATGTAATGTTACTCAAACGGTGCGTCGCTTACCTCCAGTATTTCATCAGCCCTGTCCAGGATCTTCTCCACCTCCCTCAAACCCTCCTGCTCCTTCACATCCCAGTCCTCCAGGGAGAAATCAATCAAGCTGGGAAAAAGAAATAAGCATGAAAAGTGCCATTTCACTGTAGTGTAGTTTTTTTTCTGCCAAACCAAtcttactgtacatacactaGCAGTACTTGTGACATCCACATGACTCCCCAGGGCTCGACACTAACTTTTTAAGCGTGGTTGCCAGGCTGGCAACCGGGTTGGTCGAACTTTTCAGTCAAACAACTTCATTTGCTTCGCCATTGTCtctaaaacagctgcctgcacaCACGCAAGTAAACGCACGTGCAGCATTTCTGCTTCCAACTGTAGTAGTTGGTTGCTATTTTTCCATAGTAGTTCCTGTAATGAGAACCAACAGCCCAGGCTGCATGATGCTTTCAACACCACCATAGTAGTTCCAGAGTTTTGCAGAGTTTTAGTACATTTACACTGCTTCTAACATTGCACCACCATCTTTGGCAGGTAACCAAATAGCTTTtgtaaaatgaccaaaaaaatgGAGTGAAAGTTGACATCTGCAGCACTTTAAAGCAAGAGTCAAGACTATGACGATTTTAAAAAACTCATACGCAATACATAAGCTCAATTCAcccaggggttttgctgctatagCCTAACTTGTTCTGGTGTGAACACTAGGTTACGGTGGCTAGTGTTAGCTAATTTAGTAATTCGTTCACTAAAGCTACGACTCTTCGTTACGTTTGTGCTACTACTGGTGAGGTaagttttagcatttaccatcaACCCGTATTTCTTAGCTAAACTCCTCCCCTGAACAGCAactgtccaatcatagcttagcaaatGTAACGGAGcttttcacggcagacattttgacttgtcgtaggaggaaaagcacaggtgaaaatGGCTCCGTTTcatcaagtgtcccagtaagccatgacaacGAGTCGGCATGCATAATACAGAGACCCTGGAACCAGGTCACCTCGATGGGTTTTGTTATcgattacacctgtgcttttcctgctacgATACGCCAAAAAGACTGCTGTGAAAGAGGTCTATTAGCTACGGCAGGTCTGTCGACCTTTGGATTTCGCCACTTGTGCTTGGTGACCTAATAGAAACTATACTCTTTCCAAAGCCAAAACCACCAAGAGCAACACTGTAAGGACTGGACCAAGCTGTGTTCATCCTCTTTAATATAAG
This window contains:
- the LOC122863288 gene encoding uncharacterized protein LOC122863288 isoform X2, whose translation is MRRHATDGPESVQERAPAPAPAPPLPADHVLASGAVLFPGAFDQHGCPLIVFPVDAQAKLASELSKAEVVDFINYFLCLHKKKQEKEGLVSVVADLRHASLSVTRFITETVLLLQRTVHSVYIVQPKKKEAVKQLLKLLAPSKSYAASFKKVLVKEISELSNYIDRSQLTAALGGYLIYCHQSWVAFIKEIDAFVQEFLSVVQRLPSCISTLQALSRLPLPSTFSELQHFCSTNEAKFQQLRRELGLDELLRHCDSVLEKLRYPEREPCYQAMAGTALFTHTAFDMLQSHSRITAAVEKVELLWQQAFCKARLQLQVFQLREDALQITEQIRTLPEDKLDPYKMEIAKDPATAVTRVSEFEASIHTPAMALVRCAEDVIHTLAEILPFDGQTGERWVLDLERLKDKLHSAVHFILQTLRAVSNYHRYYNKANSWYSLVLCENFLQELLSGVNGDGDPTRRPRSNWGAIPAWRHKMSTFLKKNPPPDMEELVHLAHLSSVIPDDEVQQAGKQMSQRLIDFSLEDWDVKEQEGLREVEKILDRADEILEKEEEDLAQEAVLDALLRSEDGQNQWPLWDSEGQLGVREMSSSELAEAGVLGLEDYLVPAESDNLSEPRSAGSASETEDDGHGTEAATGAAAAAFHSRPGLLTELRKVHILDELIMEENLKIHELRRPNEELLGSKPLDTNGLSSMSKEREAFRLQLEKERREVEKLEKSLDKELKVKKHKHRAGKVVKCSIMEKARTENEEDRALCDELSSGSCNRSQRTHSPSVQSDSQSQDTCQTESIHAVLGPDVTKEATPQDLVQLPDSQRQDHCSEAEPSVFNLTTLNSTSDLKEPPEEMGIQPQGCISGKEFNGSRENTTICKPQASLTPEMRPDDGAFDPGGKSHLPPVPKPRKASVPVNDNLAEHETPHSAELLNPALSSVAQDPGFVQLDLQDKPLDALPENVTPVISHNFVLNPNVKEHSNNNNNNHAFPEKCKVSLDHLSEMTTKDEEATSVVPACWLQTDFHPAEEIQTLSPADECPHQQSAYQLPPDQSLEFDPGGRDEQNEDFPVGVQSSETMRISGSGARGIQAQLNINMREMTDVKTPIVLDTGSGLMKAGFADQDLPNIIFPTIIGMPKYEEIMNGNLERETYIGHEAQHMRGVLALKHPIKNGTICNWDQMEKIWHHTFQQLCVDPEDHPVLLTEAATSPLENRQRMVEIMFEGFSVPFTYVAMQAVLALYAAGRSTGVVLDSGDGVSHSVPVFEGYCLPHAVQRFPLAGGDVTLHLKKLLQEQGVCMRTTAEMEIVREMKEKCCCVALNYEAELSQGGSSCREMHYTMPDGQIVTLGSERFRAPEILFKPELIGRDHYGMHESVFKSILRSDVDLRRCFMGNIVLSGGNTLLPGLPERLQAEIRRLVSGDMGQSVRVTSPEDRDFSVWHGGAVLASLPTFSSAWISQEEYEEYGPQIVFRKCF